A stretch of the Nissabacter sp. SGAir0207 genome encodes the following:
- a CDS encoding dihydrodipicolinate synthase family protein codes for MTATHQVRLLDDNGQSSLYTLRGERQWQAPATPAFNRRAFAAAHVVTDPRQVRDPRTDIVLDWEATLRYRRHLMSLGFSVAEAMDTAQRGMGLDWPTSLALITRSVEQARDFPGVTVAGGAGTDHLTDFRGLRLEDVINAYEEQVSAIEACGGRLILMASRALAAVARGPEDYLRVYDTVLRQVREPVILHWLGEMFDPALSGYWGSSQTREAMAACLSVIRDHAAKVDGIKISLLDKEKEIEMRRQLPEGVKMYTGDDFNYPELIAGDSEGYSHALLGILDAIAPAASAALNALAQGDRAQYERILAPTLPLARHIFAAPTQYYKAGIVFLAWLNGHQHHFSLLAGMESARSLRHYCQLFRLADEAGLLEQPELAAERMARFGSVHGL; via the coding sequence ATGACGGCAACCCACCAGGTGCGTTTGCTTGACGACAACGGCCAGTCCAGCCTCTACACCCTGCGCGGCGAGCGCCAGTGGCAGGCACCGGCCACCCCGGCCTTCAACCGGCGCGCCTTTGCCGCCGCCCATGTGGTCACTGACCCCCGGCAGGTGCGCGATCCGCGCACCGACATCGTCCTCGACTGGGAGGCGACGCTGCGCTACCGCCGCCACCTGATGTCCTTGGGTTTCAGCGTGGCGGAGGCGATGGACACCGCCCAGCGCGGCATGGGGCTGGACTGGCCCACCAGTCTGGCGCTGATCACCCGCAGCGTCGAGCAGGCGCGTGATTTCCCCGGCGTGACGGTCGCGGGCGGCGCCGGCACCGATCACCTGACCGATTTCCGTGGGCTGCGTCTGGAGGATGTGATCAACGCCTACGAGGAGCAGGTGTCAGCGATTGAGGCGTGTGGCGGGCGGCTGATCCTGATGGCGAGCCGGGCGCTGGCCGCCGTGGCGCGTGGGCCGGAGGATTATCTACGTGTCTATGACACGGTGCTGCGGCAGGTGCGCGAGCCGGTGATCCTGCACTGGCTGGGCGAGATGTTTGACCCGGCGCTGAGCGGGTACTGGGGCAGCAGCCAGACCCGCGAGGCGATGGCGGCCTGCCTGTCGGTGATCCGTGACCATGCGGCGAAAGTGGATGGCATCAAAATCTCCCTGCTCGACAAGGAGAAAGAGATCGAGATGCGCCGCCAGTTGCCAGAGGGGGTGAAGATGTACACCGGGGATGATTTTAACTACCCGGAGCTGATCGCGGGCGATAGCGAAGGCTACTCCCACGCGCTGCTTGGCATCCTTGACGCCATCGCCCCGGCGGCCTCGGCGGCACTGAATGCGCTGGCACAGGGCGACCGCGCGCAGTATGAGCGCATCCTCGCCCCGACGCTGCCGCTGGCACGCCACATCTTTGCCGCGCCCACCCAGTACTACAAAGCTGGCATCGTGTTCCTCGCCTGGCTGAACGGCCACCAGCACCACTTCTCCCTGCTGGCGGGCATGGAGAGCGCCCGCAGCCTCCGCCACTACTGCCAGTTGTTCCGGCTGGCCGATGAGGCGGGCCTGCTGGAGCAGCCGGAACTGGCCGCTGAGCGCATGGCCCGCTTTGGCAGCGTCCACGGTCTGTAA
- a CDS encoding sugar dehydrogenase complex small subunit → MNRKDALSGLNVTLSRRQVLFAGLVMAAGTALTSALPAFALPVSNGSFANFMALSRLLVNHQLDEGVGLRMMAQLEQEQPALASAVSQILAIATAHNATTVEEFFPAIPEGKLKALAHTIIFGWYTGCLSPKRGVKAFAFEQALTYHTTLDVITIPSYGISGPNNWSRPNAPVAAMPRF, encoded by the coding sequence ATGAATAGAAAAGATGCCTTATCGGGCCTCAACGTGACGCTGTCACGTCGGCAGGTGCTGTTTGCTGGCCTCGTGATGGCGGCTGGCACTGCGCTTACCTCGGCCCTGCCCGCCTTTGCGCTGCCTGTCAGCAACGGATCGTTTGCCAACTTCATGGCACTCTCACGCCTGTTGGTCAACCACCAGCTTGATGAGGGCGTTGGCCTGCGGATGATGGCCCAACTGGAGCAGGAGCAGCCCGCACTGGCAAGCGCGGTCAGCCAGATCCTCGCCATCGCCACGGCGCACAATGCCACCACTGTTGAAGAGTTCTTTCCGGCCATCCCGGAGGGCAAGCTGAAGGCGCTGGCCCACACCATTATTTTCGGTTGGTATACCGGTTGCCTAAGCCCTAAGCGCGGCGTGAAAGCCTTCGCTTTTGAGCAGGCGCTGACCTACCACACCACGCTGGATGTGATCACCATTCCCTCCTATGGGATCAGTGGCCCCAATAATTGGAGCCGGCCCAATGCGCCGGTCGCCGCCATGCCCCGTTTTTGA
- a CDS encoding GMC family oxidoreductase: MAIPSESTVVIVGTGVVGVVIAEQLLDAGIPVLMLEAGPRVPRAEIVENYRNLPLAAKGNPIECYPSRDWAPHPEPAGAGKGYLQLSGADSYAQSYVRYAGGSTWHWAGTCWRLTPADMQLHSRYGVGRDWPFEYATLEPYYARAEHKLGVCGPDDPALQWPPLRSRPYPMPALPFGPGEARFTEVVKELGYHNIPCAQARNSGMPYDDRPACCANNNCVPVCPVGAKYDAATALSRLEAKGAVIVENAVVWRVETNARNQIEAVHYYDPQKQSHRVTGKLFVLACNGLENPKLLLMSADARNPNGLANSSDQVGRNMMDHPQITMTVTLEEPYWAGVGPVVNSGIMETSQGDFRSEHAGAYFRFNNFARNRFVTFDALKKGLVGKALDEEIRRMTACTADIVAAHEILPDANNRLTLSSQKDWLGLPKPAIHYDVGDYVRRSARDYSLPIARNIAAAMGATDMAFSKQFNQSKHIMGGTIMGLDPATSVVDADCRAHDHRNLFLPGGGAMPSTACGNSTLTMVALAFKAADALVAQAREAV, encoded by the coding sequence ATGGCAATCCCTTCTGAATCAACCGTGGTGATCGTCGGCACCGGCGTGGTGGGTGTGGTGATCGCGGAACAGCTTCTGGACGCTGGCATTCCAGTGCTGATGCTGGAAGCTGGCCCGCGTGTGCCGCGCGCCGAGATCGTTGAGAACTACCGCAACCTGCCGCTGGCCGCCAAAGGCAACCCCATTGAGTGCTATCCGTCGCGTGACTGGGCACCGCACCCGGAACCGGCCGGTGCTGGCAAGGGCTATCTCCAGCTCTCCGGGGCGGACTCCTACGCCCAGAGCTACGTGCGTTACGCCGGTGGTTCCACCTGGCACTGGGCTGGCACCTGCTGGCGATTGACGCCAGCGGACATGCAGCTCCACTCGCGCTATGGCGTGGGCCGTGACTGGCCGTTTGAGTACGCCACGCTGGAACCTTACTACGCGCGCGCCGAGCATAAACTTGGCGTCTGCGGGCCGGACGATCCGGCCCTCCAGTGGCCACCGCTGCGCTCCCGCCCTTACCCGATGCCCGCGCTGCCCTTTGGGCCGGGCGAGGCGCGCTTCACCGAGGTGGTGAAGGAGCTGGGCTACCACAACATCCCGTGTGCGCAGGCGCGCAACAGCGGTATGCCCTATGATGACCGCCCGGCCTGCTGCGCCAACAATAACTGTGTGCCAGTCTGCCCGGTCGGCGCGAAGTATGACGCCGCCACCGCGCTCAGCCGACTGGAGGCCAAAGGCGCGGTGATTGTGGAGAACGCCGTGGTGTGGCGGGTGGAGACCAACGCCCGCAACCAGATTGAGGCGGTGCACTACTACGATCCGCAGAAGCAGAGCCACCGCGTGACCGGCAAACTGTTCGTGCTGGCCTGCAATGGCCTGGAGAACCCCAAGCTGCTGCTGATGTCCGCCGATGCGCGCAACCCGAACGGGCTGGCCAACAGCTCCGACCAAGTGGGTCGCAACATGATGGATCACCCACAGATCACCATGACGGTGACGCTCGAGGAGCCGTACTGGGCTGGCGTTGGCCCAGTGGTCAACAGCGGCATCATGGAGACTTCGCAGGGCGACTTCCGCTCGGAGCATGCCGGGGCCTACTTCCGCTTCAACAACTTCGCCCGCAATCGCTTCGTCACCTTTGACGCCCTGAAGAAGGGGCTGGTGGGCAAGGCGTTGGATGAGGAGATCCGCCGCATGACCGCCTGTACCGCCGACATCGTGGCGGCCCATGAGATCCTGCCGGATGCCAACAACCGCCTGACGCTCTCCAGCCAGAAAGATTGGCTCGGCCTGCCGAAACCGGCCATCCACTATGATGTGGGCGACTACGTGCGCCGCTCGGCGCGTGACTACTCGCTGCCGATTGCCCGCAACATCGCCGCCGCGATGGGCGCGACGGACATGGCCTTCTCCAAGCAGTTCAACCAGAGCAAGCACATCATGGGCGGCACCATCATGGGGCTGGATCCGGCCACCTCGGTCGTGGATGCCGATTGCCGCGCCCATGACCACCGCAACCTGTTCCTGCCGGGCGGCGGCGCAATGCCGAGCACCGCCTGCGGCAACAGTACCCTGACAATGGTGGCGCTGGCCTTCAAGGCCGCCGACGCACTGGTGGCGCAAGCCAGGGAGGCCGTATGA